A genomic window from Candidatus Pelagisphaera phototrophica includes:
- the plsY gene encoding glycerol-3-phosphate 1-O-acyltransferase PlsY: MLLDPIAASFSAGIGYLVGSLSFGYWVAKANGVDIFSVGSKSAGATNVKRSVGNVAGNAVFVLDFFKGILATGWPLIAYSKLEYSESYGLIGLFAAVIGHSFSVFTRFRGGKGVAAMLGGVVALMPYAALIGIIVWLIVFYTTRYVSVASILMSVSLPVSNRLLDSSVSLFWMSIALALVVIVRHKSNISRLLKGEENRFEKKIG; encoded by the coding sequence ATGTTGCTGGATCCTATAGCGGCTTCGTTTTCAGCCGGAATTGGCTATTTAGTCGGTTCACTTTCGTTTGGTTACTGGGTTGCCAAAGCCAATGGGGTGGATATTTTTTCGGTCGGAAGCAAAAGCGCAGGAGCGACCAATGTTAAGCGTTCTGTTGGCAATGTGGCAGGAAATGCTGTTTTCGTGCTTGATTTCTTCAAGGGTATACTGGCGACTGGGTGGCCTTTAATTGCGTATTCTAAACTGGAATACTCAGAAAGCTACGGATTGATTGGCCTGTTTGCTGCGGTGATCGGGCATTCGTTTTCTGTATTTACCCGCTTCCGTGGAGGAAAAGGCGTCGCCGCTATGCTGGGAGGTGTGGTCGCCTTAATGCCCTATGCTGCGTTGATTGGAATAATCGTTTGGCTTATAGTATTCTATACGACTCGATACGTATCCGTAGCATCTATACTGATGTCTGTTTCCTTACCTGTTTCGAACCGTTTGCTCGATTCAAGTGTATCGCTATTTTGGATGTCAATAGCACTGGCTCTGGTGGTAATCGTCCGGCACAAATCGAATATCTCCAGATTGCTAAAAGGAGAGGAAAACCGTTTTGAAAAAAAAATCGGCTAG
- a CDS encoding methylated-DNA--[protein]-cysteine S-methyltransferase produces MNSIFYQSPIGELRIRANQMGICSIEFMNQPSSANHSPNQSSNPQLKSAIRELDLYFSGKLSTFKTPTAATGSPFQESVWSELQKLLAASTIHYGAIAERIGNPKASRAVGLANNRNPLPILVPCHRVVGKSGSLIGYAGELWRKEWLLKHEGALI; encoded by the coding sequence ATAAACTCAATTTTCTACCAATCTCCTATCGGCGAACTCAGAATCAGAGCGAATCAAATGGGAATCTGCTCGATCGAATTCATGAATCAGCCCAGTTCGGCCAACCACTCGCCCAACCAATCCTCCAATCCCCAACTCAAGAGCGCTATTCGGGAGCTGGATCTTTACTTTTCAGGAAAATTGAGCACCTTTAAGACCCCAACCGCCGCTACAGGAAGTCCCTTCCAAGAAAGCGTCTGGAGTGAGCTCCAAAAACTCTTAGCCGCGTCAACTATCCATTACGGCGCAATTGCCGAACGGATTGGAAACCCCAAAGCATCGAGAGCGGTTGGTCTCGCAAACAACCGTAATCCCCTGCCCATTCTCGTCCCTTGCCATCGAGTTGTGGGAAAGAGCGGTTCCTTAATCGGTTACGCAGGCGAACTTTGGCGAAAGGAATGGCTGCTCAAGCACGAGGGAGCTCTCATTTAG
- a CDS encoding TonB-dependent receptor produces MEKLSLITGLRLILAIQCVSITIAYSQNANVVGRVTDNYTELALGGALVQVLDSEIKGYTDDQGNFVLANVPPGEKTIRISYLGYDPISKSVSVPSDGIARVDASFATSAIELEAFRVQGSLVGTARALNSQRAADSLSNIIASDEIGNFPDQNAAESLQRIPGVALYRDQGEGRYVVLRGLNYTYTSVELDGAAFAGADMGERATALDGVSSDMLASIEVTKVPTPDMDAEGIAGKVNIKTKSPFDGDVFNAKFGLQTTYSDITGDWSHKFNGETTWLAEDGKWGFLIAPSFQSREYASHNYEIADAWDEEDGIYFPEEIQYREYVIDRERKGITATIETRPNDETKVYIKTSYNNFKDTEERHRTIIPFEDGELTAFDDSSGTVENVEDIARRLRQRTKDQETIGAIVGFEKLVENWTLDGRVGISNGKETRPNETSARFRRRDGDVSFNYSFTNPYDFTVNQIDGPNFQEPSTFSDLHRVEVTNEVGEEDSLDLALNARFDFQGDFRKYVKFGVRMRKKEKSSEAELIEYEDGPSSFSYVNLAGPISSYRFLRTPQIDGSKVNAAFFGNESSFESERHVEDSTVDDWNSEEDILALYAMSGWTAGKSSFIAGARFEETDFDTSGFQFLEDSETFSPISESHSYDNFLPSFQWRYDATDNLVYRASWSNSLARPGFGETAYRSFINDDGDEIEIGNPLLETLESTNWDASVEYYLPSLGVVSAAVFIKDIENFAYEQGYEREDNPEIFDTLLGSGSVFDEIEEITTFANGSVGDIRGLELAYQQELGFLGNSLEGFGLMANITFLDSEATYPGRDDVVPFVGQSDAVGNLALTYEKGKFFGRIALNWRSERLREDETIGGDVYEDIYVDDFNQIDLTFRYRATKNWTVYTELINITDEPFHVFLKSPTGSPDRLGQIEEYGWSSNVGFRWHY; encoded by the coding sequence ATGGAAAAACTATCATTAATTACGGGCCTCAGGCTTATTTTGGCAATCCAATGCGTTAGCATCACGATTGCATACTCACAAAACGCAAATGTCGTTGGTCGAGTGACGGATAATTATACCGAGCTCGCTCTTGGCGGGGCGCTCGTTCAAGTGTTGGATAGCGAGATTAAGGGATACACTGACGATCAAGGAAATTTCGTACTGGCTAACGTGCCCCCAGGTGAGAAGACGATTCGCATCTCCTATCTTGGATACGACCCAATCAGCAAGTCTGTGAGCGTCCCCTCCGACGGCATTGCTCGGGTCGATGCGAGTTTCGCCACGAGCGCGATAGAGCTAGAAGCGTTTCGCGTCCAAGGCTCGCTAGTCGGAACGGCCCGAGCTTTGAATAGTCAAAGGGCTGCAGATTCGTTGAGCAATATCATCGCTTCCGATGAAATTGGCAACTTTCCAGATCAAAACGCCGCGGAGTCATTACAGCGCATTCCTGGCGTAGCACTCTATCGAGACCAAGGCGAGGGGCGATATGTCGTGTTGCGCGGCTTAAATTACACATACACTTCGGTCGAATTGGATGGAGCTGCCTTCGCTGGGGCCGATATGGGCGAACGGGCGACGGCGTTGGATGGCGTTTCTTCCGACATGCTTGCCTCGATCGAGGTCACTAAGGTTCCAACTCCTGACATGGACGCAGAGGGCATTGCGGGCAAGGTGAACATCAAAACCAAGAGCCCATTCGATGGCGACGTCTTCAATGCCAAGTTCGGTTTACAAACGACCTACTCTGACATCACTGGAGATTGGAGCCACAAATTCAATGGCGAGACCACTTGGCTCGCTGAGGACGGCAAGTGGGGCTTCCTCATCGCTCCTTCTTTTCAGAGTCGCGAGTATGCTTCTCACAACTACGAAATTGCAGATGCCTGGGACGAGGAAGACGGAATTTATTTCCCTGAAGAAATCCAATACCGCGAGTATGTGATCGATCGCGAGCGCAAGGGCATTACAGCTACCATCGAAACGAGGCCAAATGATGAAACGAAGGTCTACATCAAAACGAGCTACAATAACTTTAAGGATACCGAGGAGCGCCATCGCACGATCATTCCCTTCGAAGACGGAGAGTTGACGGCATTCGATGATTCTTCTGGCACTGTTGAAAACGTGGAAGATATCGCCCGTCGTCTTCGTCAGCGTACAAAGGATCAAGAAACTATCGGTGCGATCGTCGGCTTTGAGAAACTAGTCGAAAATTGGACTCTGGATGGCCGTGTAGGGATTTCGAATGGCAAGGAAACTCGCCCCAACGAAACCTCGGCTCGCTTCAGGCGCCGCGATGGAGACGTGAGCTTCAACTACAGTTTCACCAATCCCTACGATTTCACTGTGAACCAAATAGATGGTCCAAATTTCCAAGAGCCGTCGACTTTCAGCGATTTGCACAGGGTCGAGGTCACCAACGAAGTAGGCGAAGAGGATTCCTTGGATCTTGCTCTCAACGCTCGCTTCGACTTCCAGGGGGATTTTCGGAAATACGTCAAATTCGGTGTTCGCATGCGCAAAAAGGAGAAGAGCAGCGAGGCGGAATTGATCGAATACGAAGACGGGCCGTCTTCATTTTCGTATGTGAACTTGGCAGGCCCTATTTCTAGCTACCGATTTTTGAGAACTCCTCAAATCGATGGCTCGAAGGTGAACGCGGCCTTTTTCGGTAACGAGAGTTCTTTCGAATCGGAGCGGCACGTTGAAGACAGTACCGTAGACGACTGGAATTCAGAAGAAGACATTCTAGCACTGTATGCCATGAGTGGCTGGACAGCAGGCAAATCAAGCTTCATTGCGGGAGCCAGATTCGAGGAAACAGATTTCGATACGAGTGGCTTTCAATTTCTGGAAGACAGCGAGACCTTCTCCCCGATTTCCGAATCTCACAGCTACGACAACTTTCTCCCAAGCTTCCAGTGGCGGTACGATGCTACCGATAATCTGGTATACCGTGCTTCTTGGTCGAACTCCTTGGCTCGCCCAGGATTCGGAGAAACCGCTTATCGCAGCTTCATTAACGACGACGGAGACGAGATCGAAATTGGTAACCCTCTCTTGGAGACCCTAGAGTCGACCAACTGGGATGCGTCGGTCGAATACTATCTACCTTCTCTAGGCGTGGTTTCCGCAGCCGTCTTCATCAAGGACATTGAGAATTTCGCTTACGAGCAAGGTTACGAGCGCGAAGACAATCCCGAAATTTTCGATACCTTATTAGGCAGTGGCTCCGTATTCGACGAAATCGAAGAGATCACTACCTTTGCTAATGGAAGCGTTGGAGATATTAGGGGACTCGAGCTCGCTTACCAACAGGAACTCGGGTTTCTTGGAAATTCGCTCGAAGGATTCGGCTTGATGGCGAATATTACTTTCCTCGACAGCGAGGCTACCTATCCCGGCCGAGATGACGTCGTACCATTCGTCGGACAAAGCGACGCCGTAGGCAACTTGGCTTTGACTTATGAGAAGGGCAAATTCTTCGGGCGTATCGCCTTGAACTGGCGTAGCGAGCGTCTGCGAGAAGATGAGACGATCGGGGGCGATGTTTATGAGGATATCTACGTCGATGATTTCAACCAGATCGATCTTACATTCCGCTATCGTGCGACGAAGAATTGGACAGTTTACACTGAGCTCATAAATATCACAGATGAGCCTTTCCACGTATTCCTAAAGTCACCCACTGGGTCTCCAGACCGTCTTGGTCAGATCGAAGAATACGGATGGAGTTCGAATGTCGGTTTCCGCTGGCACTATTGA
- the cimA gene encoding citramalate synthase, which yields MSKAKVFIYDTTLRDGTQGEGVSFSVTDKLRIAKKFDQFGIDYIEGGWPGSNPRDMAFFEEAKKLELKHAKIAAFGSTRRGNLAAKDDPQLQTLLHAETPVVTIFGKTWLLHVTEVLRVEPEENLRMIEDSVRFLKENGREVIYDAEHFYDGYTDSPEYALKTLEAAVRGGADCLALCDTNGGMMVGALASGTQAVVEKFPDTQVGVHCHNDAGVGVAVSLAGIEAGATHVQGTFNGYGERVGNANLTTIIPNLRLKLGFEMNCSGNLENLRDISLFLSDLANQSHDKKAPYVGLSAFTHKGGAHADATKKVGHSYEHIKPEKVGNKQRVLVSDMAGRSSLLMKAQELGVNIDRDSPETKAIIEKLKELEYSGYEYESADASLRLLLDKLIGQHKPHFEFEGYRVIVEKRSPDEPTTSEATIKVNVDGEPHYTVAESSGPVGALDSALRLALSKTYPNLEDLELKDYKVRILASQAGANSKTRVLIESADGEEIWGTVGASDNIIEASWQAIRDSVEYKLMLDGNK from the coding sequence ATGAGCAAGGCAAAGGTATTTATATATGATACAACTCTGAGAGACGGAACCCAGGGAGAGGGAGTATCTTTTTCGGTTACGGACAAATTGCGAATCGCAAAAAAGTTCGATCAGTTTGGCATCGATTATATCGAAGGCGGATGGCCTGGGTCGAATCCGAGAGACATGGCCTTTTTTGAGGAAGCGAAAAAGCTTGAATTAAAGCATGCCAAGATCGCTGCATTTGGATCAACGAGAAGGGGAAATCTCGCAGCAAAGGACGATCCGCAATTGCAGACATTGCTGCATGCGGAAACTCCGGTTGTCACTATATTCGGAAAAACTTGGCTTTTGCATGTCACTGAAGTTTTGCGAGTCGAGCCAGAGGAGAATCTGAGAATGATCGAGGATTCGGTCCGATTCCTCAAGGAGAATGGAAGGGAGGTCATCTATGACGCCGAGCATTTCTATGATGGCTACACGGATAGTCCCGAGTACGCACTAAAGACACTGGAAGCAGCCGTGAGAGGCGGCGCGGATTGCCTCGCTCTGTGTGACACGAACGGGGGAATGATGGTTGGGGCTCTTGCGAGCGGTACCCAAGCGGTCGTTGAAAAATTTCCCGACACTCAGGTTGGAGTACATTGCCACAATGATGCTGGAGTAGGGGTAGCGGTATCTCTTGCGGGAATTGAAGCCGGCGCGACGCATGTTCAGGGGACCTTCAACGGTTACGGCGAAAGAGTCGGTAACGCGAATCTAACTACGATAATTCCCAACCTCAGATTGAAGCTTGGCTTTGAAATGAATTGCAGCGGCAATCTCGAGAACTTGCGGGACATATCGTTGTTCTTGTCTGACTTGGCTAATCAATCCCATGATAAAAAGGCCCCATACGTCGGCCTTTCAGCGTTTACCCACAAGGGAGGCGCTCATGCTGATGCGACAAAGAAGGTAGGCCATAGTTATGAGCATATAAAGCCGGAGAAGGTTGGCAACAAGCAGCGTGTACTTGTTTCAGATATGGCGGGAAGAAGCAGCCTGTTGATGAAGGCCCAGGAGCTTGGGGTAAACATCGATAGAGATTCTCCGGAAACCAAAGCCATTATTGAGAAGCTTAAAGAGTTAGAGTATAGTGGATATGAATACGAGTCGGCGGATGCGTCTCTCCGTTTGCTGCTAGATAAATTAATCGGGCAGCATAAACCTCATTTTGAATTCGAGGGTTACCGCGTAATCGTTGAGAAGCGATCGCCGGATGAGCCGACAACTTCGGAAGCTACCATAAAGGTGAATGTTGATGGTGAACCCCACTACACCGTCGCGGAATCGAGCGGTCCTGTTGGAGCGCTGGACAGCGCTTTGAGGTTGGCTCTTTCCAAGACGTATCCAAACCTCGAGGATCTGGAGTTGAAGGACTACAAGGTACGTATATTGGCTTCTCAGGCGGGAGCGAATTCGAAAACACGGGTTTTGATTGAATCTGCAGATGGAGAGGAAATCTGGGGAACGGTTGGAGCTAGCGACAACATTATCGAAGCCAGCTGGCAAGCAATCCGGGACTCGGTCGAGTACAAGCTGATGCTCGATGGGAACAAGTGA
- a CDS encoding homoserine dehydrogenase gives MSNRTINIGLCGFGVVGQGVYDHLKSKRQALRELLGADMFVTRIAVRDLSKKRDVEIDESSVSNDPIAIATDPSIDIVCELMGGTEIAREVTIAALKASKIVVTANKALLCDHGRELLSIAQEFGGHLLFEASVAGGIPVIKAIREGLVINDFSSIYGILNGTCNYILTRMAKEGLSYQEILVEAKKLGYAEADESLDVDGVDAAHKAVVLAYLAHGKWVDFKNVRLMGIKDVSQEDIRFAKDNGYAVKLIAVVNKEREGKALHVSVLPTLVEKTSSLGSVDGVYNAVSVHGDVVGETVYIGPGAGRHATASAVISDVVDAAKLLIFGGPEGRFPFLDSAPKNGGGIEVARPSEIQSRYYIRLVVMDQPGVMAEIASILASHQVSLASVAQKEVPEKAERASLIITTHLTTEEAIQRAVADLGGLATLEEEPFCMPIGTIS, from the coding sequence ATGAGCAATCGTACTATAAATATTGGGCTCTGCGGTTTTGGAGTAGTGGGGCAAGGTGTCTATGACCACTTGAAAAGCAAGCGGCAAGCGCTTCGAGAGCTTCTCGGTGCTGATATGTTTGTAACCCGAATCGCAGTCAGGGACCTGTCCAAAAAAAGGGACGTAGAAATTGACGAGAGTTCCGTTTCGAACGATCCAATCGCTATAGCCACTGATCCGAGTATCGATATCGTCTGTGAATTGATGGGGGGGACCGAGATCGCTCGCGAGGTCACGATTGCGGCTCTCAAAGCGAGTAAGATCGTTGTGACAGCCAATAAGGCGCTTCTCTGTGATCATGGTAGGGAATTGTTGTCGATTGCACAGGAGTTTGGAGGGCACTTGCTTTTCGAAGCCAGCGTGGCGGGTGGTATTCCAGTAATTAAAGCCATTCGTGAGGGATTGGTTATCAATGACTTTTCAAGCATTTACGGAATCCTGAACGGCACTTGTAACTACATTCTAACAAGAATGGCCAAGGAAGGCCTAAGTTATCAGGAAATCCTGGTTGAAGCGAAGAAGCTGGGCTATGCAGAAGCGGATGAGTCGCTTGACGTGGATGGAGTTGACGCGGCTCACAAGGCGGTTGTGCTCGCGTACCTTGCTCATGGCAAGTGGGTCGATTTCAAGAATGTTCGTTTGATGGGAATTAAGGATGTTTCTCAAGAGGACATACGTTTTGCGAAAGACAATGGATACGCTGTGAAGCTGATTGCTGTCGTTAACAAGGAAAGAGAAGGAAAGGCACTGCATGTATCCGTTCTGCCAACACTGGTGGAGAAAACGAGCTCTCTTGGGAGCGTTGACGGCGTTTATAATGCGGTTTCAGTCCACGGGGATGTGGTGGGCGAAACGGTTTACATTGGCCCGGGAGCGGGTCGTCACGCTACCGCTAGTGCCGTTATTTCGGATGTGGTTGATGCGGCGAAACTGCTGATATTCGGAGGGCCTGAAGGGCGTTTTCCATTCTTGGATTCAGCTCCAAAGAATGGTGGAGGCATAGAGGTAGCGAGGCCGAGTGAAATCCAATCCCGTTACTACATACGACTAGTGGTAATGGATCAACCGGGCGTCATGGCTGAGATCGCTTCGATTCTTGCATCGCACCAGGTTAGCCTTGCCAGTGTGGCTCAAAAGGAAGTGCCTGAAAAGGCGGAGCGCGCGTCATTGATAATAACGACGCACTTGACAACAGAAGAAGCAATCCAGCGAGCAGTGGCGGATTTAGGGGGTCTAGCGACGCTTGAGGAAGAGCCGTTCTGCATGCCGATTGGCACGATTTCGTGA
- a CDS encoding aspartate kinase, translated as MARIIKKFGGTSVGDVDRIQNVARLIKEDHDKGNQIVVVVSARSGVTNDLINRAKAINRNPADREMDMLLVAGEQETIALTAMALQALGVDAVSLTGAMAGIKTDPYHTRARIVSMDCRTLIEHLDSNRVVIVAGFQGAGEQGQITTLGRGGSDLSAIALAKGVDADLCQIYTDVEGVYTADPRIVPKARKLPEISYEEMLELASLGTKVMQARSVEFSNKFNVPFEVRSSFKNKPGTIVKEEVSSMEDVVVRGVALDKNQAKVMVANIPDKPGTAARVFRSLSEANVVVDMIVQNIGRNGVANLTFTVPRDDTHRASQAVEEVLQELGGGKVTLVGDIAKLSVVGVGMRTHSGVASQLFSALSDAEVNIQLISTSEIKISVVINENESDHAIRAVHSAFGLDVE; from the coding sequence ATGGCGCGTATTATAAAAAAGTTTGGCGGAACCTCCGTAGGAGACGTAGATCGTATCCAGAATGTGGCTCGCCTAATCAAGGAAGACCACGATAAGGGCAATCAGATTGTTGTGGTTGTATCCGCCCGCTCAGGGGTCACCAACGATTTGATCAATCGCGCAAAGGCGATCAATCGGAATCCAGCCGACCGGGAGATGGACATGCTTCTTGTTGCGGGTGAGCAGGAGACAATCGCATTGACCGCTATGGCCTTGCAGGCATTGGGCGTGGATGCGGTTTCCCTGACCGGGGCAATGGCAGGCATCAAAACGGACCCTTATCATACGAGAGCAAGAATTGTCAGTATGGACTGCAGGACCCTGATCGAACATTTGGATTCGAATCGAGTTGTGATTGTTGCAGGGTTCCAAGGGGCAGGTGAGCAAGGTCAAATAACGACCCTGGGCCGTGGAGGTTCCGACCTGTCGGCAATCGCTTTGGCCAAAGGCGTAGATGCGGACCTATGTCAGATCTACACAGATGTGGAGGGTGTGTATACTGCAGATCCTCGCATTGTCCCCAAGGCGAGGAAGCTGCCAGAGATTAGTTATGAAGAGATGCTTGAGCTTGCCAGCTTAGGTACCAAAGTCATGCAGGCCCGCTCAGTTGAGTTCTCGAACAAATTCAATGTTCCCTTTGAAGTTAGATCCAGTTTTAAAAATAAACCAGGCACGATCGTGAAAGAGGAAGTCAGTTCTATGGAAGACGTCGTGGTGCGCGGTGTCGCCCTCGATAAGAATCAAGCAAAAGTGATGGTTGCGAATATTCCGGACAAGCCGGGAACGGCCGCTCGGGTATTTAGGTCGCTCTCTGAGGCAAACGTCGTGGTCGATATGATCGTTCAGAACATTGGGCGAAACGGAGTGGCAAACCTCACTTTTACTGTTCCGCGGGATGACACTCACCGTGCCTCTCAAGCCGTGGAGGAAGTGCTGCAGGAACTGGGTGGAGGAAAGGTTACTCTTGTTGGAGATATCGCCAAGCTTTCCGTAGTGGGGGTTGGAATGCGTACGCACTCAGGCGTGGCAAGCCAGTTGTTTTCAGCTTTAAGCGATGCGGAAGTTAACATTCAGCTTATTAGCACCTCTGAAATAAAAATTTCGGTAGTGATCAATGAGAACGAGTCAGACCATGCTATTCGAGCCGTTCACTCAGCCTTTGGCTTGGACGTTGAATAA
- the thrC gene encoding threonine synthase — protein MNFVSTRGLSEPHSFSEAVKIGLAPDGGLFVPEILPSLSLKLSGWEGKSYPDLCASFFREFATDIEEEELVAMVEEAYSNFDHAEYAPLVSLSESISVLELFHGPTLAFKDFALQLLGKLYERQVSKTGLLINVLGATSGDTGAAAISGLVGKKGVNVFILYPDGRVSPLQERQMTCTGETNVYPMAITGSFDEAQAALKEVFGDRDFSRAVNLSAVNSINLARILAQCVYYLYAWLKLPVGQREKTTFVVPTGNFGNVLAGWMASQMGMKVAGFRVATNRNDILHRFFSSGDYSVDDASASLAPSMDIQVASNFERYLYFGLGEDADKTREAMSEFKQKGKFESRDDSLIKSMSSSRMDDSEIFETISNLYHKYGYIADPHTACAFKDLDEFEHCVILSTAHPAKFPETIEETLGISVTHPSLDSLKERQIVKHPISANADAIKEFIASKQKPVQS, from the coding sequence ATGAATTTCGTTAGTACAAGAGGATTGTCCGAACCTCATAGCTTTTCAGAAGCGGTGAAAATCGGTCTGGCGCCAGATGGCGGTCTTTTCGTTCCAGAGATACTGCCCAGTCTTAGCTTGAAGCTGTCTGGCTGGGAGGGGAAGTCTTATCCTGACTTGTGTGCGTCGTTCTTTCGTGAATTTGCTACCGATATTGAAGAGGAAGAACTAGTGGCGATGGTTGAAGAAGCGTATTCCAACTTTGATCACGCAGAGTACGCGCCATTGGTCTCGCTAAGCGAGTCCATTAGCGTTCTTGAGCTCTTTCATGGACCGACATTGGCATTCAAGGATTTCGCCCTTCAATTACTGGGGAAGCTATATGAGCGGCAAGTGTCTAAGACGGGATTGTTAATCAATGTCTTGGGCGCGACTTCTGGGGATACGGGCGCGGCAGCGATTAGCGGACTCGTAGGCAAGAAGGGAGTCAATGTATTCATTTTGTATCCAGATGGTCGTGTCTCGCCTTTGCAGGAGAGGCAAATGACATGTACGGGAGAAACCAATGTTTACCCGATGGCGATTACGGGAAGTTTCGATGAAGCGCAGGCGGCACTGAAAGAGGTGTTTGGTGACCGGGATTTTAGTCGGGCAGTGAATCTATCCGCCGTAAATTCCATCAATCTTGCCCGGATTCTTGCTCAGTGTGTGTACTATCTGTACGCGTGGCTTAAATTGCCCGTAGGCCAAAGAGAAAAGACTACTTTCGTTGTACCGACGGGTAACTTTGGCAATGTATTGGCAGGTTGGATGGCTAGCCAGATGGGCATGAAGGTCGCGGGTTTTAGGGTGGCTACCAACCGAAACGATATTCTGCACCGCTTTTTCTCTTCCGGGGACTACTCCGTAGATGATGCCTCAGCGAGTCTGGCTCCATCTATGGACATACAGGTTGCGTCGAATTTTGAGCGGTATCTTTATTTTGGTCTTGGTGAAGATGCGGATAAGACCCGTGAAGCCATGTCGGAATTCAAGCAAAAAGGGAAGTTCGAATCGCGTGACGATTCTCTTATAAAATCGATGTCGAGTTCGCGGATGGACGATTCTGAGATTTTCGAAACGATAAGTAATTTATACCATAAATATGGATACATAGCAGATCCGCACACGGCCTGCGCATTCAAAGACCTAGATGAATTTGAGCATTGCGTCATACTGTCAACGGCTCATCCTGCAAAATTTCCTGAAACCATTGAAGAAACGCTTGGCATCTCGGTTACGCATCCAAGCCTCGATAGCTTGAAGGAACGCCAGATCGTTAAACATCCCATTTCTGCGAATGCGGATGCCATAAAGGAATTTATCGCCTCCAAGCAAAAACCAGTTCAATCGTAA
- a CDS encoding phospholipase D-like domain-containing protein — translation MDLSSYVVAIWPYLGTYLGFGLAFVLIARLMREKRRPSATVAWLLVIWFVPPLGVPLYLIFGGRKISRLTRNKSPLNIALPNETGTISSSAFGVISKGNRTEMQPTGVHAFISLIREIRAAKESIEITTFILSHDAIGRNVVKELSRKAQAGVEVRLLLDAVGSFGMKTLYMLELAKAGGRIERFMPVLPFLSLGRANLRNHRKLAIFDRKRVIIGGRNIGKEYMGPIQSPKRWRDLSLLIEGPAVMQLSAIFEADWAFACRRKGEVQRPVKSVPEFQGSEPSTIEIMVSGPDTRGDPLYEKILSIIQEAEKSVTIVTPYFIPDEVLQRSLMVKARSGKSVRLLIPRRSNHPITDLARNDFLRELSEAGVEILLFNDGMMHGKVVLVDEDIAMTGSANIDLRSLFVNYELGAFFYSQKEIGEITSWVDELCQSTEPFTDTDENKQPLLKSIAEDLSRLIAPLL, via the coding sequence ATGGATTTGTCCTCATACGTAGTAGCCATATGGCCCTACTTGGGTACCTACCTCGGGTTTGGATTGGCGTTTGTTTTAATTGCTCGGCTCATGCGGGAGAAAAGGCGGCCAAGCGCTACCGTCGCCTGGCTGTTGGTCATTTGGTTCGTTCCTCCTCTTGGCGTACCTCTATACCTGATCTTCGGAGGGCGAAAGATCTCACGACTCACTCGCAATAAGAGTCCTTTAAACATCGCTCTGCCAAACGAAACGGGTACGATTAGTTCATCCGCCTTCGGCGTGATTTCGAAAGGCAATCGAACAGAGATGCAACCCACTGGCGTACACGCTTTCATATCGCTCATAAGAGAAATTAGAGCGGCTAAAGAATCGATAGAGATCACAACGTTCATTCTTAGCCACGACGCTATTGGGCGAAATGTGGTAAAGGAGCTCTCACGTAAAGCCCAGGCAGGAGTTGAAGTGAGACTCCTCCTCGACGCCGTGGGTTCATTTGGCATGAAAACTCTCTATATGTTGGAGCTGGCGAAAGCGGGGGGGAGAATTGAGCGCTTTATGCCCGTCTTGCCCTTTCTATCGCTTGGCAGAGCCAATCTCAGGAACCATAGGAAACTGGCCATTTTCGATCGAAAACGGGTAATCATCGGAGGACGCAACATTGGAAAAGAATACATGGGGCCCATCCAATCACCGAAACGCTGGAGAGACTTAAGTCTCCTCATTGAAGGTCCCGCGGTCATGCAGCTTTCGGCAATATTTGAAGCAGACTGGGCATTCGCTTGCCGGAGGAAGGGCGAAGTCCAAAGACCGGTTAAGAGCGTTCCTGAATTCCAGGGAAGTGAGCCAAGCACCATTGAAATCATGGTCAGTGGCCCCGATACCCGAGGGGATCCTCTATATGAAAAAATCCTCTCAATTATCCAAGAGGCTGAAAAGAGTGTCACCATCGTCACGCCCTACTTTATACCAGACGAAGTTCTGCAAAGATCTCTTATGGTAAAGGCTCGCTCTGGCAAGTCCGTCCGCCTCCTGATACCGAGGCGCTCCAATCACCCGATAACCGACCTCGCTAGAAATGACTTTCTACGTGAACTCTCAGAAGCCGGGGTAGAGATACTGCTATTTAATGATGGCATGATGCATGGTAAAGTCGTCCTCGTAGACGAGGATATCGCTATGACCGGTTCAGCCAATATTGATTTGCGAAGCCTGTTCGTGAACTACGAACTCGGCGCGTTCTTCTACTCTCAAAAAGAAATCGGTGAAATTACCAGCTGGGTAGATGAACTCTGCCAAAGCACGGAGCCATTCACTGATACTGATGAAAACAAGCAGCCGCTGCTAAAATCAATCGCCGAAGATCTCAGCAGACTGATAGCACCTTTACTCTAG